Genomic DNA from Channa argus isolate prfri chromosome 2, Channa argus male v1.0, whole genome shotgun sequence:
GATACTGCGAAGCATGATAAAGGTAAAGCAAACCATATTTAGACTTTTgctgaaaacataaatacagtCATAAGTTGAGTAAAAGCCAACCAGCCCGCTGTGCAGAAAACATAGAGGAGGTTAGTGaggcaaaaaataaagagatatAAATAAAGAAGTTACACCGTCACTGTCAGTGTGGCAGTAAATTAGAAATACATTGATCCCGCGGCTGTTTGATATGCAAGGAAAGAGAGGAGCTCCATATTTGGTAACTTTAGAACTGAAAAGCCCATTGTATCAAACCTAACCGTgaggtatccacaatcaaacccttgcagatgatccaaaatgcagcagctcgcctcatttttaatcagccaaaaaagacccatgtcacaccactttttagatctctacactggcttcctgtagctgctcgcatcaggttcaaagctctgtctcttgctcacagggtggttaactcgacagttCCTGCTGACCTcaactcattcaagtctacaatccttcccgcccgctgcgatctgccaacgaacgacgtctggtggtcccagcaccgcacagaagacaccaagcaaaactttttagcgcaatgatcccacgatggtggaacgagctaccaaactctgcacgctcagcagactctctcccagtattcaaaaaactcaaaaaaaataTCGGGGTTCACAGATTATGGAGCATCCATTAGTTTTAATCATAATTTTAAATGGCCCATAAACAATGTTTATGATTTGATCaggcaaaattaaaatatagtGTTTCAGTAAATCGCGGACACACTGAGCTCAGAGATTCCCTGTCTCTGTACTGGCAGAATTGCTCTGTTCTGTCACTGATCCAAAgtaaaaaacactgacacagaaaGTGCTCACCAGCTCAGTGTTCTTTAATAATGTCTCGGCAGCCAGATGGCAGGTGTGTCACCTTTAGTTAATGATCAGCAACTGTATAGCTCTGACTATCAGAACTGtgttagttaaaaaaaactacaaaacgtTGTTGTTTTACTATTAGCAAAGAGTAATATGTTAATATGAAAGAACTAGTTATATAAACACATCagcacatattttatttatcagctTACCAAAATGGAAAGATGATCAGTCGCGTTACCATAAACACTATGGCgaacagaataaaaagaatttTGCAGGCCGTCTCCCATTTGGCGTAGTTGAATATTTTGGcagactacaaaaaaaaaaaaaaaaagtttttaatcatcatcatcaaaaacaaagtacaTGATTAAACTTGACTTCGAGCTTGTTTTCTATGTACCGCAGATCATAatcaatgataataataaaccCTTACAAATTGTAAACCTGCCAAATTCTGATcatactgaaaacagaattaatgTGAAGTGGCAATATTCCTTTTCCAGGAGGTTGTGCCATTGAtgtaaagagacaaaaaataagGTGAGGACACAGGGTGGTGGACGAATGTGGTAAAGCACATATGGTGTGAACATACACTGTAAAGCTCCTTTGTGTGACAACTGCTACTATTATAACATCTGCTGCTTATGTAGAGGTACATATCAATCTTATGACATCATTTTTTAGAAGTGTATTTAGTTCGGCTGGGCGGGACATTGGACCGAAATTCTCAGTTTCCTTTAGCACTAGTACTAAAATGATGAGAACCTAGTGTCGACATGCTATAGCTGTTTAAACGGATGTGTGCCTGCAACTGACCTCCAATAAAACGTCAGAGGCATCGTGGACAAGCATGACCAGCGTTCCTATACGGATGTAGTTGACACACCAGGAAAATGATAAGAGGACCAGAGTTGCCAAGTGGTGGATGATCTGCTCCTTGAAGTCCTGGTTGAGGAAAAAATGGACAATGAATAGTGATCACGTTGGCCATTAGCAGagactaatattttatttacatcacGCAGTATAACACTGAGGTACTGAGGTACTAATGAGGTTGCATGGTCCCAGCTGACAGCTTAGTCCTGATGGTGGCCCTAAAGCAAAGCTCAGGGGCTTCATCATAGCATGATCTGGCTTTATCCTCAGGACATCATGAACACTTGAAGCAAGTTCCGTGGAAATCCGGccatagagttcaaaacccttgttaaatgtttttgtcagaaGTTTTAATCTGGGTAAAAGTTCTGTTAATTAACAGACATCATCACGGGTGTAGCAAAGTAGGAGCAGCAGCTCCAGTGATCGATGAGTCTTCACAAGGGACATTCAGGCCAATGTACAGTCACTGTAGTTAGTCACATAAAAgaacatcaaacacacaaacattccaTCTTTGGAGCATTTGTATGACTTTATTTGAAAGTGGTCAACTACTGTGAACTATAGTGAACtactgtaaaatacagtaatttatgTCTCACCCACAATCTCTAGACtacctcattttctttttagtgacTACAGTAATAAAATGAAGAAGTAAACAGAGAGAGGATAGATTAGGCATGTAAGTATTAATAGCACAACTGTAGAACTGTATGACGTGTAATGAATTGTGGTTTcgtatgtaattttttttgttacatttctttcatAAGAAACAAATAGACCAAGTCCTTTTTGATTAGccaaaaaacaatacaacagaAAGTTTTATGGTTAAATTAGCATGAAGAATGTAGGCTAGGTCTAAAGATGCAAGTTCACACTTGTGTTATATGTGCATCACTGAATCCATTAAGTTTCTCATtctctgtgttgctgtgtaATAACTCTGGACTTTCTGATCCCAGACAGGATGGGGTCATTCGCCACCAAACTGTGACGATTTGGGATGCATCGTCCCAGTTGCTGTGAAGTTGCTGTGCCCTCCACCTTCCATCCACATCCACCACAGGACAAGACAGAAGACAAGTTTAAATTCTGGTTGACTGTGATGTCAAGTCAGTCAAGTTACTCACTCAAGCCTCCGAAGATGATGGCAAGTATTGTGTGCGGGCTTTTATTTGCTGCCTGATTTGTGACATgtccttgtgtttatgtgttttaaagaagACATCAGGACATTTGGAAACCACTTTGCTAGCCAACAGttcattattcttttttcaTGTAACTGTTCTCCTTTCTGGTCATGATAACAGAGGATGGAAATTATTGTAGCTTCTTGTAGCAGCGTCTTATGTCTTATGGACTGTGGATGGCAATGTTGTGTCACCTCTATTGCATGTTAGTAACACAGTGAAGTACTGTCTGACTTCTCATGATCAGTTATGCCCATGCTCACACTCTTCTGGCCCTTCTCTGCGACACTTCTGTTCAgacctttcttcttctgtggtgaaCTTTCCATTGAATTTATGAAAACTGTCAACTTGTTTGAAAGTCTGCTGACAGTTTCTGACATGTCATGGTTCGTGCTCGCGCTCACAAGTGGTTGTAGCTGCAACTTTAGTCTAATAAATCAGCAGTCCCAGCATGATGAGAACATCTGGTCCTGCTGACCTCAGGGTTTCTTTTGCTGAGAGGAGTgaagtttctttcttttggtttgtttagtaTTTATGCACGCTGTCTCATTCTCCCACTCCCAAACTACCCTTTCATAGAACATGTGAAATTATTTGAAAGAACAGCCTTTGACACATATcacagaaattatatttataagcTTGAGATTCTGACTCTTTCTGAACATACTGTGTCAAAactactgtaaactgtaaataaaagattaaaactgGTAAGAACAATAAAAGTAGAGTTACAAAAGCAGACAGGCACATTAAATGTGGGACTTGTAGGAGATTGAAGCTTGTTTACAACTCACCTTTCTCTTGACATCAAAGGCAACGCTGAAGAGAAGTGAGCCATAGAAGCTCAACTCCAAGACATAATACCAGTACTGAGACTGCAGCATGGActgcacacagagagagacagagtcagaAAGAGATGGACGACATGAAACATGAATCTTCTtatcctttcagctgttccctttcaggggtctccacagcgaatcgtgcctccatctaaccctgtcctctgcatccttttctctcacaccaaccatcttcatctcctccctcactacatccataaatctcctctttgatcttcctctagacgtcctacctggcagctccaacctcagcatccttctacagatatattcacagtttctcctctgaacatgtccaaaccacctaaatccagcctctctgactttatctccaacacatctaaaatGAGCTgcccctctgatgtcctcattcctgatcctgtccatcaaCGTCACTTCACCAGTATTGCACCTCGTCCTTCCACCTGGGTCCCCCTCATTGAcaaacatgtattctgtcttacttagcttcattcctctgttttcaagagcagacctccacctctctagaatttccttcacctgctctcactacaaatcacaatgttatctgcaaacatcatagtccatggagattcctgtctaacctcatctgtcagcctgtccatcaccagagcaaacaagaaggggctcagagctgatccttgatgcagacccacctccaccttgaactcctctgtcacacctacagcacacctcaccactgtcttacagctctcatacatgtcctgcagcactctaacatacttctctgccactccagacgtcctcatacaataccacagctcctctctctgcaccctgtcatacgctttttctaaatctacgaagacacaatgcaactccctctgaccttctctgtacttctccatcagcatcctcaaagcaaatactgtatgtgtttcctcccacagtctacaGGCATGttagttaattggtgactttaaactgcctgtaggtgtgaatggtctgtttatgtctctctgtgtctaaTGTCTTGCAGTCCTCTTAGTGGCTGTTACTGTGCtcttaataaacaaaaacttaatCTCCATAAATACTTACACGTACTAACACTCTTGTTAATCTTACTATTCACCATAATATTTTGAATAATGTAACTTCACAAGATTAGATATTGTGATCAAATGAACCTCAGGATACtcaggagaaaacaaaagaagaaaaagcttgGCAGAAACCTTGCGCTAAATGTGGATTGAGGGCAAGGGTGTGACTGTTGGAGGAGCTAGTTTGGTTAAAGATGTTGAGATGATTTTACATTCTTAAGATAGTGTACAGAAGTATACAAACCTGCTTTGGAAAACTTGTCCATACTTCCTGAGTGTCATAAAACCATTCTTTCTGCATAAACATggacaaaaaaagtttacatttttggacAGTTAATTTGAAATGTAGAGTCAGAGTCAGTGAAGTTTAAGGCAGGTAATGACTCAAATTTAGGAACAGCTGTCTTCAAATTCTTTTCCAGTATAATTTTGCGTTTCTAGCTGGGACAGAATCACAGTCCAATAATATAAGTTACTCACATCATACAGCGCTATTATGCCTCCGATAAATGCagacaggtagaaaagaaaCCTCCAACTGTGGGAACAAGAGGAAAGACATGGAGTCTGTGGCTCTTAGAGGTGCTGCATGGCTGTGATCACACTGGGCCTCACTTGCCAACTGTTCTTAAGAACAATTTTCTTCTAAAATTTCCACCCAATTATTTTAAGATTTTGACATTCACCAGTCTTTTCTTATTTGGAGTttggagagtgagagtgagggtgtgtgtgtgtgatggagtgtgtgagtgagcaaGTGCTTTATAACTTGGTGTATACATTTTTATGCTGTCTGGAGTCTGTTGCTCCAACATCTTTAGTTTTCATGTGGCTGTTTTTGACTTCCTCACTGTTTCTGCATGAGgatcatgtgtgtgtgcctattTGTTTGCACCCTGCAGTTTATTGCCCTTTGTTTGGCACTGGCAGGGTATTTACCTAGTCTAAAAGGGAGCAGGTAGAAAATACTTTCAACATGAGAAGACAATAGGAGTAAATCATAGTAAAAagtgtgcaaacaaacacattatgaatctgacaaagacacacacacacacagagagtaaTGACCTGGCCTCTCTGAACTTCTTCAGGACTCCAGGGCGGTCCTGATTACGCCTTCTTCTGAACCAGCACTCAACTTGTCTGACTGATAAACTGCTTTTCTTAGACAGCCCATCAACGTCAGCCTTCAGggagtgaacacacacatactgtagttacacatgcaaacaagcCAAGGTTTGAATatgaattgatttttttaaaatgtcaggagTCAATGAATGCTGTCAGCAGTGAGGGTTGTAAATTAACATATACCCAAAGTACACTTTGACATCTGCCAGTGGTTTGGTTTGACTTTCTCTAATTGGTTAGAGTTTAGAATCTCACTCAAAAACCTCTAGAAGTGAACATCTCttcacttgtgtgtgtgctgttctAGGAGTCTGTCTTACATGAGATTTTGACAGCACATTTCCACATTATCATATTTTACGGAACATATCTCTGataaaactttttcaaaaatatttacatccTATAGCTTTAAGGAGAGTAAAGATCCAGCATCCACACAGAGTAATGGGAATTATGAATTTCAGTAGATGGTAAGAGCACAGGTGTAAAACTTGGTAAGATGGTTTTTGTGATTAGCTCTGGCTCGTGTTGTTAACTAATAACAATGCACCACCTAGgaactctgctgtgttttggccCAAACGAAGACCCCTTGTCATGAACAAGATCAGGAAATGAGCATTGCAGTGCCTGATTCTGAATGTGGACAACAGTATCTTAATCAGCCATCTGAGACACTATGTTGTTACCAGTGGTATGAGTCTGATTTGGTTCATCTCTGTTCAAACAGGTCCTTCTCTCTTATACTTGGAGAGGCCTCACCCTGGCATGCGCCTGTCTTTTGTGGGGTCCCTTTGGAATTTATTCTGGGTacctttttattaattatatgtTTGTGACCCCATGGAAAAATCATATACATAACATTGATTTTCAATGTTCCGAACGACTCAAAACTGAATGCGCCAATAAAGGCTGTAACCACTGATATTGTCATATTTTATGCCATGCTTAACTGGATGTCCAATAGTTCCTGAGGTTTAATGACTCTGAATCAGAGGTAGTTATTGCATACACTAAACCTTCTGCACCCTTAGCAATCTTTTAAAAAGAGGCCCAACACCCGGGTGTTATATTTGATACAGCACTATCAGAGCATATCAGAGCATCAACTTCATCAACGACATGCACACAGTATATCACATGTTACTGTGTATGTGCCTGTGCAggtgcagactgctcagagtgaccGTGCTGACTCTGGTCCTCCATGACATTTCAAAGACCATGAGTGTTAATACTGAGGCTGATCTGAGTGAATACTGAGGTGTTCATCGTGATAAAATCCTCTTTGAAACATTACATTCCAATATTACAGCACAGCGGCCTGGGAAGCATGGTGTGATAGTTTCCTTTGATAATTACTCTGTCACATTGGGTAATTGTCAGAGATTTTTGGGAGGAACTGTATTTACCTGGGGAGGATTTCTACACTGAGTAATGTAATAGAGTTCCAGGATGGGGTTGTGCTCTGCTTTCAAACGAACCCTCTCCCTGACCCCAACAGAGACTGCGAGAGGTGTTGCTATCCACCTAGAAcgcagtaaacacacacaaagggttCAATTAATAGTAATGTGTATGACAGTAGCAGTAGAGTTTACAATAAGATTTAACTGTATTAAGTATATATCAGTTATACCAATTAACCTGTAGAATGCTGCAGGGTATAATTATTGCTGATGAGACTAATGTTATTGGCAGTAATAGAAATGCTGTTAGTTCATCAGTACACTGAGTTTAGAGACAAAGACCATCTGTTTGTATATTTAAGCCAATTTAGCACATATTCTTTAAATcctttatttattacttatttacttattatAATTTGTGTATTATTTATCTGGTGTGCATTTTCACATCCATCTGCACATAAGCTGCTTTATGTGGCacataatattaattaataccCTCGTCTTGGCAGTAATAAAttcagaatgaaataaaaagcgAAAGTTGAGGAGCACAGTATGATTTGATATCTGTCGTGTTTGTAGAAGGCTGTTAATGTATGTGGCCATTTCAGGGCCCACAGATCAAATCTCTGTTTGGGACGTGGTTGTTTTGGTGGCCTGGGGCCAAGCCACCAGGCCCAGAATTCCAGCATTTGACGTTGATCTTACCTTTCAAACAGGTATCTGATGAGTAAGAAGATGAAGGCATAAGGGACAGTGACATAAAGATGTGAGGCTTTTGCATAGACCCGGCCCTCCTTGTCCTCCAGGTCAGCCCATGTCAGGTTTGCAGGCAGCCAAATTCTGTCCCACCAGAACCACTCATACAATATATCAAGCATCCTTCCCCCCTAATAGTTCCaccctgacagacagacagataaaacaCAGGTTAGGTTACTGTAACTGCAAACAATCATAAAGCACCGTCTTacttatttacaaaaaactgtGTAGTGAACTGGGTCCCGTTCTTTGTGCATGGATTAACAGGTTAGCTGGGTAATTTTGACAATTTAACATGATCCTGTGCACATAGTCACATTGTGCTTGTTGTCCCAGCAACAGATCCTTAATCTCAGACCTACTCAGGAGCAGGTTTGTTC
This window encodes:
- the cers3a gene encoding ceramide synthase 2 isoform X1, giving the protein MLDILYEWFWWDRIWLPANLTWADLEDKEGRVYAKASHLYVTVPYAFIFLLIRYLFERWIATPLAVSVGVRERVRLKAEHNPILELYYITQCRNPPQADVDGLSKKSSLSVRQVECWFRRRRNQDRPGVLKKFREASWRFLFYLSAFIGGIIALYDKEWFYDTQEVWTSFPKQSMLQSQYWYYVLELSFYGSLLFSVAFDVKRKDFKEQIIHHLATLVLLSFSWCVNYIRIGTLVMLVHDASDVLLESAKIFNYAKWETACKILFILFAIVFMVTRLIIFPFWLIHCTWVYPVHHYPPFFGYYFFNVMLVVLLCLHTFWAYLILRMIRKFMFGMLTRDERSDNDEEEEEERSQTEDEAAEHHKLGNGLAVDEKEERNGRFRCSSTADSSSHSKSVH
- the cers3a gene encoding ceramide synthase 2 isoform X2, coding for MLDILYEWFWWDRIWLPANLTWADLEDKEGRVYAKASHLYVTVPYAFIFLLIRYLFERWIATPLAVSVGVRERVRLKAEHNPILELYYITQCRNPPQADVDGLSKKSSLSVRQVECWFRRRRNQDRPGVLKKFREASWRFLFYLSAFIGGIIALYDKEWFYDTQEVWTSFPKQSMLQSQYWYYVLELSFYGSLLFSVAFDVKRKDFKEQIIHHLATLVLLSFSWCVNYIRIGTLVMLVHDASDVLLESAKIFNYAKWETACKILFILFAIVFMVTRLIIFPFWLIHCTWVYPVHHYPPFFGYYFFNVMLVVLLCLHTFWAYLILRMIRKFMFGMITTST